Genomic DNA from Nitrosarchaeum koreense MY1:
TGATAATCCGCTACATCGATTATCACAAGTATTTCTGGCAGATTTTAATGGTAAACTACTCTACAACTGGATTCCTCTGAATACAAGTTTTTATGATTACTTTAAAGTAAAACCTATTACTCCACTATTATCTAAAGAAACAATTCAATATACTACACATTTACCAATTAATTTGAAATATAACTTAAAAACTGATACTGGAAAGCTTCTCTTACGAGAAATTCTTCACGAGTATTCCCTTGATAAATTATTGATTAAGAAAAAACAGGGTTTCTCCATAGATACCATGAATTTGTGGAAATCTTATGGGTATGATTTATGTGATTATTATTTGTCTGATGCAAGAATTGTACAGTCCAAATGGATTAACAAAGATTGGATTGAAAAGCATTTTGATAAAAATAACATTGATATCAGATATGTAAACAAATTTCTTGGGTTATTAGCCTTGGAGATTTGGTACAGAATATTTATCACAAAAGAAATGAAACCAACTACTGTACTTTCATAACTTTTCCAACTACTTAATTCCAATTTTCTCTAAAATATCTAAAAAATCTTTTGCTATTTTATTCCAATTGAAATTTTCCTCTACAAACTTTCTTCCATTCTCTCCCATGATTTTTCTTTTTTCTTTGTCATTAATTAAAAGCGATAATTTTTCAATCCATCTATCTGCATCACCTCTCTCTACCAAAAATCCCGTTTCATTATTTTTCATAAGCTCTGGAATTCCTCCTACGTTTGTTGCAACTATTGGCTTTTTCATTAATTGTGCTTCTTGCAGTGTTAAAGGTGACATGTCAATTCCACTAACTAGCGCATAGACATCAATCTCAGTTAGATATTCTCTGACCTTATCTGGGTATTGCAAATTTCCAAGCCACTTAAAATTATCGTGTTTTCCTAATGCTGATAGAATCTTGTCACGGTACGGCCCATCTCCTGCCCAGTAAAAAGTCACATCAGGCATAGATTTTAGAACATTTTCTAAAACAAGCATCTCTTGGGCTTTTCCCCAAATTACGGCCCCTTGTAATAATCCAACACAAGGATGCTTGAGAGCCATTCCTTTTGATGGGTACCATCTAGATGAAGATATTCCCTGATACATCACTCCTGTTTTCTTGTTTGGATAATTTCTCTTGACAATTTTTTCTAAATGTTCACAAATTGGTACAATTAATGATGATTTTTGAAAAGTTTGTCTGGCAATAGAAATCCAAATTTGCAATGCAATTCTCTTTGGAAGTGATTTGTATAGTGTATTTTTTGCCCATTCCATTTCCTTCCAAATATTCCCTCTCAGATGTATTACTAGAGGAATATTCTGTTTAGATGCAGCAAGTGCAAAATGCCTTTGTCTGTCCACTAGAATGACATCTGGCTTAAATTCAGAAATTAAT
This window encodes:
- a CDS encoding glycosyltransferase family 4 protein; translated protein: MRLLIGGSTSKIFHLKEFASALTDLGVDCKLVVDTDICNGFPSRKVSDWFQTRKKFDQLISEFKPDVILVDRQRHFALAASKQNIPLVIHLRGNIWKEMEWAKNTLYKSLPKRIALQIWISIARQTFQKSSLIVPICEHLEKIVKRNYPNKKTGVMYQGISSSRWYPSKGMALKHPCVGLLQGAVIWGKAQEMLVLENVLKSMPDVTFYWAGDGPYRDKILSALGKHDNFKWLGNLQYPDKVREYLTEIDVYALVSGIDMSPLTLQEAQLMKKPIVATNVGGIPELMKNNETGFLVERGDADRWIEKLSLLINDKEKRKIMGENGRKFVEENFNWNKIAKDFLDILEKIGIK